One window of the Solanum stenotomum isolate F172 chromosome 11, ASM1918654v1, whole genome shotgun sequence genome contains the following:
- the LOC125845880 gene encoding GDSL esterase/lipase 2-like — MAINSNLFHGFICILVAIVLLGCVECNRKLSASLFVFGDSILDPGNNNYINTTSDFQSNWWPYGESFFKYPTGRPSNGLLISDFIAEYANLPLIPSYFQIDKEGFIDGVNFASSLSGSLVETNRGHVINLKTQLKYFKKVKKLLNNKVGDKQSKKLISNAVYMFSTGTVDYGEAFRSSPDLIHFPYPKQQFVEMVLSNFTSVLKEIYKKGGRKFAIFTLIPLGCFPGARAFTFQQNKSGECINELNELLKMHTLALPKTMKKLQDELAGFKYTLFDLYEVIDQRINHPLKFGFEVSKKACCGTGPFRGINSCGGKRQVKEYQLCKNPKDYVFFDASHPSQSTYQQSAKLLWHGDPHVTKPHGLKSFFEFSDSKCSSPNFLEFLSQSMDAFHIWVAIT, encoded by the exons ATGGCTATCAACTCAAACTTGTTTCATGGCTTCATTTGCATTTTGGTTGCAATAGTATTATTAGGGTGTGTTGAGTGCAATAGAAAACTATCTGCATCCCTCTTTGTGTTCGGTGATTCGATACTGGATCCTGggaataataattatatcaacaCTACTAGTGACTTTCAATCAAATTGGTGGCCTTATGGTGAATCATTCTTCAAATATCCAACTGGTAGACCTTCTAATGGGCTTCTCATATCTGATTTTATAG CGGAATACGCTAATTTGCCACTCATTCCATCTTATTTCCAAATTGACAAGGAAGGATTTATTGATGGAGTCAATTTTGCTTCAAGCTTATCTGGTTCTCTCGTAGAAACCAACCGTGGTCAT GTAATAAACCTTAAAACAcaattgaaatatttcaagaaggtgaaaaaattgttaaataatAAAGTGGGAGACAAGCAGTCCAAAAAACTCATCTCAAATGCTGTTTACATGTTTAGTACTGGAACAGTTGATTATGGTGAAGCTTTTCGAAGTAGCCCTGATTTAATTCACTTTCCATATCCTAAACAACAATTTGTAGAAATGGTATTATCAAATTTCACATCCGTTTtgaag GAAATTTACAagaaaggaggaagaaaatTTGCCATATTTACTTTGATTCCCTTAGGTTGTTTTCCAGGTGCTAGGGCTTTTACCTTTCAACAAAACAAGAGTGGTGAATGCATAAATGAACTAAATGAGCTACTGAAAATGCATACTTTGGCTCTTCCGAAAACGATGAAgaaattacaagatgaattagcAGGATTTAAGTATACATTGTTTGATCTATATGAAGTAATTGATCAAAGAATCAACCATCCTTTGAAATTtg GGTTTGAAGTATCAAAGAAGGCATGTTGTGGTACAGGACCCTTTCGAGGAATTAACAGTTGTGGAGGAAAGAGGCAAGTTAAAGAGTACCAACTTTGCAAAAATCCCAaagattatgtattttttgaTGCTTCACATCCCTCACAATCCACCTACCAACAGTCTGCTAAACTGTTATGGCATGGCGATCCGCATGTCACTAAACCTCATGGCCTAAAATCTTTTTTCGAATTTTCAG ATTCCAAATGTTCTTCcccaaatttcttggagtttcTTAGTCAAAGTATGGATGCTTTTCATATTTGGGTAGCTATCACCTAA
- the LOC125844870 gene encoding cytosolic sulfotransferase 5-like, which yields MTTSLPEYLAEDNVSEECKKLISILPKEKGWVRSVYNYQGFWTSLKFLQGGVSLYGPFWNHVLDYWKQSLENPNKILFLMYEEIKKKPKIQLKRLAKFLECPFSIEEENSGVVDEILKMCSFENLRNLKVNTHGKFSTGEPYKVFFRRGEIGDWKNYFTIEMIDKLNHIIEEKFQGSGLKFSYV from the exons ATGACAACTTCTCTTCCCGAATATTTAGCAGAGGATAACGTAAGTGAAGAGTGTAAGAAATTGATCTCTATCctaccaaaagaaaaaggatgggTTAGATCAGTCTACAATTATCAAGGTTTTTGGACATCACTAAAATTTCTTCAAGGT GGGGTGAGCCTTTACGGTCCATTTTGGAATCACGTGTTGGATTATTGGAAACAAAGCTTAGAAAATCCTAACAAAATACTTTTCTTAATGTATGAAGAGAttaaaaagaaaccaaaaattCAGCTTAAACGCTTGGCTAAATTCTTGGAATGTCCATTTTCCATAGAGGAAGAAAATTCAGGAGTGGTGGATGAGATATTAAAAATGTGTAGCtttgagaatttgagaaatttgaagGTGAATACACATGGAAAATTTTCAACTGGAGAGCCATATAAAGTGTTCTTTCGTAGAGGAGAAATTGGAGATTGGAAGAATTATTTTACTATAGAGATGATCGATAAACTCAATCATATCATTGAAGAAAAGTTTCAAGGGTCTGGATTAAAGTTTTCGTATGTTTGA
- the LOC125844871 gene encoding cytosolic sulfotransferase 12-like, producing the protein MTTSLPEYLEEDNLSEECKKLLSILPKEKGWVRSVYNYQGFWTSLKFLQGVIACQQQFQAQDSDIILVTTPKSGSTWLKSLLFALVNRVKHPLFEPNHPLLVENPHVLVPFLEHTLYIDGQVIDFSTFTSPRLLATHVPFASLPKSVQDSKTKLVYLCRNPRDTFISMWHFANNLLLHHKDTNSIEEMFDLFCKGVSLYGPFWNHVLDYWKQSLENPNKILFLMYEEIKKKPKIQLKRLAEFLECPFSIEEENSGVVDEILKMCSFENLRNLEVNTNGKFSTGEPYKVFFRRGEIGDWKNYFTIEMIDKLNHIIEEKFQGSGLKFSYV; encoded by the coding sequence ATGACAACTTCTCTTCCCGAATATTTAGAAGAGGATAACCTAAGTGAAGAGTGTAAGAAATTGCTCTCTATCctaccaaaagaaaaaggatgggTTAGATCAGTCTACAATTATCAAGGTTTTTGGACATCACTAAAATTTCTTCAAGGTGTGATTGCATGTCAACAACAATTTCAAGCTCAAGATAGTGATATCATTCTTGTTACAACTCCAAAATCAGGAAGTACTTggttaaaatcacttttatTTGCTCTAGTGAATCGGGTGAAACATCCTCTTTTTGAACCTAATCACCCTTTACTTGTCGAGAACCCTCATGTTCTTGTTCCATTCTTAGAGCATACACTCTATATTGATGGTCAAGTCATTGATTTTTCAACCTTCACTTCACCTAGACTCTTGGCAACTCATGTGCCCTTTGCTTCATTGCCAAAATCAGTCCAGGATTCAAAAACCAAACTTGTTTACTTATGTAGGAATCCTAGGGACACTTTTATTTCTATGTGGCATTTTGCAAACAATTTATTACTTCATCACAAAGATACTAATTCCATTGAAGAAATGTTTGATCTTTTTTGTAAGGGGGTGAGCCTTTATGGTCCATTTTGGAATCACGTGTTGGATTATTGGAAACAAAGCTTAGAAAATCCTAACAAAATACTTTTCTTAAtgtatgaagaaattaaaaagaaaccaaaaattCAGCTTAAACGCTTGGCTGAATTCTTGGAATGTCCATTTTCCATAGAGGAAGAAAATTCAGGAGTGGTGGATGAGATATTAAAAATGTGTAGCtttgagaatttgagaaatttgGAGGTGAATACAAATGGAAAGTTTTCAACTGGAGAGCCATATAAAGTGTTCTTTCGTAGAGGAGAAATTGGAGATTGGAAGAATTATTTTACTATAGAGATGATCGATAAACTCAATCATATCATTGAAGAAAAGTTTCAAGGGTCTGGATTAAAGTTTTCGTATGTTTGA